Within Salmo trutta chromosome 30, fSalTru1.1, whole genome shotgun sequence, the genomic segment TTACCTCAGCTGTGAGCATCCTTTTAGGTAAAGCATGGATACATTATGCATTCAAGCGATTGagaaaaactataatttgtttgtgtgttttcagAGTATACTCAAGCAGTCAAGGCTGCGTTCCATCAGCAAGTCCGACGGTGAGATGAACAAGCTAAACTGCAATGGCAAGAGTGAGTAGAACTCTTAGGTATAAGACTATCACAAATGTTgagctccatttcgagaaatCTTCACTACATAACAAACAATGATATTTACACCTTTTACAAAGCCTTATTTTATTTAGGTGTGAAAGAATGCTAACCTTTCTGGTTTCCATGTGTCCTGCAGAGTCATCCAAAAAGAACCGTCCGGCCAGCATGGATCTCCTGCTGCTGCCCAGCCGCCGGTCCAACTCTGACCTGCGCTCCGGGGGACGGACGCTACCCCAGGTACCCTCTGGTACGGGAGAGGAGCACACCTACTCTGAGGTAGGTCAACGCTCCTCCCCGAAGCGTGGCCCTGATAACAACCTCTACGCCATAGTGGGCAGGGCCGGAGAGACAGACACCCCAGCCCCTCCGGCCGTCCCAGCCAACACCCCTGCCCCCCCTGACCCAGACGGGGATGGGTTGAATGAACCGCTCCCCGAGCCAGATCCCATCCCCCAGGCTATGGCTCCTCCACACCCCCCGGAGACTACTGCAGAGTACGCCTGCGTCCGGAAGCTCCTGAAGGTGGACAAGGCTGTCCCCCAAAAGAGAGATAGTGGGACGGATATGGGGGAGGCACCGGTGCCGCCTCCCCGCCACGCCCCACCTTCACATCCTGCCCCGCTTCCGCCACACCCTCACAGCGTGAAGATGCCCCGGAAAAACGCGGAGGCCTTCAACCTGCCCACCTTCCCCAAGGTTGGTAGAGAAAAGTCTGATAATACAGAATTATACAGATACAGATTTCTGTTCGTTAGGGAAGTCTGAAAGTCAGACCTTGACGAAGGCCATGTGTGCAGAAATGGTGATTAATTTCACTGCATTTTCCTGCCTGTTTATACATGTCTCTTTATGTACTTGCAGTTCACTACATGTATTActcacagactgtgtgtgtgtgtgtatgtttgtgtgttttgtataAGATTATGTTTTGTACTTAGCATTCTTCACAGCGCTGCTCTCTCGGGCTCAATGCCATATAGATGACGCAATGCATTGAAACACAGATCATTATCCCTGCAGAAAGACAATGGTGCTGCTTGACTGTTCTGTCATTCAAACAGCAAGCTGCACCTTTCAGTTAAAATCCACAAGATGTGGTACTTTAAGTCAAGACTCTAATCCTAGTTTTAATATACATAATGTATTCTTGATTTGGTTAGTATCCCCTGTGCTCCAGTAATGTAGAGCTGTACAGCTTGCATGAATCAACTGTAATGGTCTAGAATCTAGATACTTCCTACATTTATGCCTGCAAGGCTGTTTGAGGTGTTATGAATGAGCATGCATCTTCTTTAGGATCTGTCATGGATGCTGGGTCCCTAGGCAGCCCCTAGAGAGCATTGAATCTTAGTCAATTTCTTCTGATGCCTCTGCAGCTCAAGTAATTCTGTTGAGAgctaaacatttcactgtaatgtttaGAGTGCAAATGTAATGCATTTATATGTATGTTTGCACACATTTTCTCTCTCATGCCCCATTTTAAGGAATGACTTGTATGGTCCTTAGCAGAGGAGAGTAAAGGCATTTTAAACAATAAGCCTGTAACTGAACTTTTCATTACACTCTCCCAAGTATTATACGAAAGCactatgttttgtttgttttattgctGTGTTTCATCTCAATCATATGTGATGTGTTGACAACCCATTCTTCCCGTTCTCTGATTGGCTGGCAGGAGGCAGTGTTCATGGGTAATGGAGAGCAGTACATATGGAAGCCTCCAGAGGATGATGACATCATCATGCTCCAAAACAAACCCTTAGGCCCTCTGAGTCCTCACAGTGGAGAGAACATACAGCCATCTACTGCTATGGTGAGTATCAGTGGAGGTTGGTGGGTGGAAAGTATAGGAGGACgggttcattgtaatggctggaatggaattaatggaacagagtcaaatgtgggttccattccagccattacaatgagcccgtcgtCCTATAGCTTCTCCCAACAGCCTCCTCTGGTGAGTATGTATGTCATTACAAAGTATGTGTTCATTGTGTTTATCAGACTGATTAGCACTGAGGGTTGTCCAATGCTGTGTGGTTTCCAGGCTTCAGAGATGTACTCCAAACCAGTCAAGAAGAAGAGAACTGTTCCTGGGTCTCCACCAGCAAACATTGGCTTCCGTACCTTGGGGCGCGGTGACCGGGATCGGGACAGAGACGGAGGGTTCAGTGTGGTGGTCAAGCCCCAGAACTGGGCCCCGCAGGAAGGGAAGCCTGTCGGAGGAGCCTCTGCAACTCTGGAGGACCACTGTTACGAGTCCATCGGGACGGGGGAGGAATGCAACCCTGCCTATGAGCCTATggaaggtggtggtggttggaAGCGAGTTGGAGGAACCGAACGGCCTCCCAACACCTGCGCCACCCTCAGGCCCAGGAGGAAGAAGTCCCAGCAGCccttgcagcagcagcagcctcccccgcCACCACCCACACAGCAGACCCCCAAGTTACAGCACCTTCCAGCCAAAGCCCTGCTGCTGCCCGGGGAGAACCTGTACGAGAGTATAGGGGACATGAAGCAGGGCGGAACTGCCACTTCCAGCACCACCACCATCTTCACCTTCAATGACGGCATGGAGATGTATGTCACTGGGCTCTAAGGCTGCTCCCTCTGTGAcctgtgacctctcacctccttCCTAGCATTTAAAAAGAAGATCACGGTCGAGGAGAGCTGTTTGAGCCCCTCTCATGCTCACTCacatgtttacattacagtcatAACTTCCTG encodes:
- the LOC115168055 gene encoding uncharacterized protein LOC115168055; translated protein: MASMQDGLNFTSPSYGKVLLLGAIAAASAFVVTILIVVLCVGCQRKGKTHNVSSEGGKHRLMDMSILKQSRLRSISKSDGEMNKLNCNGKKSSKKNRPASMDLLLLPSRRSNSDLRSGGRTLPQVPSGTGEEHTYSEVGQRSSPKRGPDNNLYAIVGRAGETDTPAPPAVPANTPAPPDPDGDGLNEPLPEPDPIPQAMAPPHPPETTAEYACVRKLLKVDKAVPQKRDSGTDMGEAPVPPPRHAPPSHPAPLPPHPHSVKMPRKNAEAFNLPTFPKEAVFMGNGEQYIWKPPEDDDIIMLQNKPLGPLSPHSGENIQPSTAMASEMYSKPVKKKRTVPGSPPANIGFRTLGRGDRDRDRDGGFSVVVKPQNWAPQEGKPVGGASATLEDHCYESIGTGEECNPAYEPMEGGGGWKRVGGTERPPNTCATLRPRRKKSQQPLQQQQPPPPPPTQQTPKLQHLPAKALLLPGENLYESIGDMKQGGTATSSTTTIFTFNDGMEMYVTGL